The Paenibacillus sp. MBLB1832 genome has a window encoding:
- a CDS encoding DUF554 domain-containing protein, which yields MALWGTIVNGAAIIIGGFLGMLLPRISENMKSTVMQGLGLAITVLGMTMAFQTKGIVAVIMSIVVGGILGEWMRIEARLTLLGDWLQAKLSKPSAAHELGKSSISEGFVTCTLIYCIGAMAILGPLDGGLRHNHDILYTKSLLDGFLSIIFASTLGIGVVFSAVSVFILQGTIALLATVIAMAFSQASLDAMIVQITAVGGVLVIGVGLNILQIKKINVANMLPALVIAAAAVPIQQLLTDWFSR from the coding sequence ATGGCTTTATGGGGGACAATTGTGAATGGGGCTGCCATTATCATCGGTGGTTTTCTTGGCATGCTGCTGCCCCGCATTTCAGAAAATATGAAAAGCACAGTAATGCAGGGCCTGGGGCTCGCGATCACTGTGCTTGGGATGACGATGGCTTTTCAAACGAAAGGCATCGTCGCGGTTATCATGAGTATTGTCGTTGGAGGCATTCTCGGTGAGTGGATGCGCATTGAAGCGAGGCTCACTCTGCTCGGTGACTGGCTCCAAGCGAAGCTTAGCAAGCCGTCCGCCGCTCACGAGCTGGGTAAATCAAGCATCTCCGAAGGCTTCGTGACGTGCACGCTCATTTATTGTATTGGAGCGATGGCGATCCTAGGCCCGTTAGACGGCGGGCTGCGGCATAATCATGATATTTTGTACACGAAATCGTTATTGGACGGGTTCTTGTCGATTATTTTCGCCTCTACGCTCGGCATTGGTGTCGTCTTCTCGGCGGTGTCCGTATTCATCTTACAAGGAACCATCGCGCTGCTGGCTACTGTGATCGCGATGGCTTTCAGCCAAGCGTCTCTCGATGCGATGATTGTCCAAATCACAGCAGTAGGCGGAGTGCTGGTCATCGGCGTAGGGTTGAATATATTGCAAATTAAAAAGATCAATGTGGCGAACATGCTGCCCGCACTTGTCATTGCCGCCGCCGCGGTACCGATCCAACAGCTATTGACTGACTGGTTCAGCCGATAA
- a CDS encoding response regulator transcription factor gives MAGETILIVDDEQEIVQLIQLYLIREGYHVLSVNNGHDVFPVVREHRPDLIILDILLPGLDGIEVCRQLRKTSNTPILFISCKSEDIDIILGLSMGGDDYMTKPFSPSQLVARVKALLRRNAIRDHYIDDQQLVRFPGLEINLASHVVRAGGQTISLSAKEFELLSLMAKTPNRVYKIEELFELIWSLDSMGDPRTLIVHISNLRKKIEVNPAEPRYIITVRGVGYKFNGMLG, from the coding sequence ATGGCAGGAGAAACTATCTTGATCGTAGACGATGAGCAAGAGATCGTCCAATTAATTCAGCTTTATTTAATTCGGGAAGGTTACCATGTCCTAAGCGTTAATAATGGACACGACGTCTTCCCTGTCGTTCGAGAACATCGCCCAGATCTCATTATTCTGGACATTTTGCTGCCAGGGCTTGATGGCATAGAAGTATGTCGGCAGCTGCGCAAAACGAGCAACACACCTATTCTTTTCATTTCATGCAAAAGTGAAGACATCGACATCATCCTCGGCCTTAGCATGGGCGGCGATGACTATATGACGAAGCCGTTCAGCCCGAGCCAGCTTGTAGCCCGTGTGAAAGCTTTGCTTCGCCGTAACGCCATTCGCGACCATTACATCGATGATCAGCAATTGGTCAGGTTCCCTGGATTGGAAATCAATCTCGCCAGCCACGTCGTACGTGCAGGAGGTCAAACGATTTCGCTCTCTGCCAAAGAATTTGAGCTGCTCTCACTTATGGCTAAGACGCCAAATCGCGTATATAAAATTGAAGAATTGTTCGAGCTGATCTGGAGCCTGGACAGCATGGGCGACCCTCGAACACTCATTGTACATATCAGCAATCTGCGGAAGAAAATCGAAGTCAATCCAGCAGAGCCGCGCTACATTATTACGGTTCGAGGCGTCGGTTATAAATTTAACGGCATGCTCGGTTAA
- a CDS encoding spore germination protein GerPE: MARLSIVGNVYMNALSSSSTLQVGDNMNTALQNTVFAVQREVPIYYSNEGSFAAYAFYQRPFPIPQPPQPFRMCVDNLGSYIKVCNVRILGVSSSSLFQIGSNRITSAETRVKNIRQFVTDKPGPKEQTTFVDTGSPDTIGEIPAAVKASQEKAASGPKPPKLVFVTQQQQAEPFVPIGPTSPAR, from the coding sequence ATGGCACGCTTATCGATCGTCGGAAACGTCTATATGAATGCTTTGAGCTCCTCCAGCACCCTGCAGGTCGGAGATAATATGAATACGGCGCTGCAAAACACCGTTTTCGCTGTACAGCGCGAAGTTCCGATCTACTATAGCAATGAGGGAAGCTTCGCGGCATACGCCTTCTATCAACGCCCGTTTCCAATCCCTCAGCCGCCCCAACCGTTCAGGATGTGTGTGGATAACTTAGGCAGCTATATCAAGGTATGCAACGTGCGCATTCTCGGCGTCTCTTCGTCTTCACTTTTTCAAATAGGTTCTAATCGTATTACTAGCGCAGAAACGCGTGTCAAAAACATCCGGCAATTCGTGACCGACAAACCAGGCCCGAAGGAGCAAACGACGTTCGTCGATACGGGTTCCCCCGATACGATCGGAGAAATTCCTGCAGCCGTTAAGGCTTCACAAGAGAAAGCCGCTTCAGGGCCGAAGCCCCCGAAGCTGGTGTTCGTCACCCAGCAGCAACAAGCGGAGCCGTTCGTACCCATCGGCCCGACGTCGCCAGCGAGGTAG
- a CDS encoding spore gernimation protein GerPD — MLNLHVENKQLCVGDVRIVGVASASVFLIGDTEVISLSSMFDTPPESVIIAPFVPLPAEG, encoded by the coding sequence ATGTTGAATTTACACGTGGAAAATAAACAACTTTGCGTCGGCGACGTCCGAATTGTCGGGGTTGCGAGTGCTTCTGTCTTCCTGATCGGCGATACCGAGGTCATTTCTCTTTCGTCTATGTTCGATACGCCGCCGGAATCCGTCATCATTGCCCCATTCGTTCCACTGCCTGCTGAGGGATAG
- the gerPC gene encoding spore germination protein GerPC, with translation MNNAISWQQWAQQLTAYIDMQKQRIDALEQTVSKLQTDLKVIKEEKRFHIDKIEYNFDQLKVEKLDGTLTIGISPSAMDHIEDFAVNGTSLNKDDNGNSPVMGGDQNPFYQGGQYQGANGGTRSQAGQSQNVQAEVAKGIEQYLKFGVQADMNNLEHKYQHPLDEEYKDLIIEDIRKQLDTRIQHYVNQYRGIGFKEPMEAVTSSIVEKTKNDIVTAIETYISSLPKS, from the coding sequence ATGAACAACGCGATCTCTTGGCAGCAATGGGCCCAGCAGCTCACCGCTTATATCGACATGCAGAAGCAACGAATCGATGCGTTGGAGCAAACTGTCAGCAAGCTGCAAACCGATCTGAAAGTGATCAAAGAGGAGAAACGGTTCCATATTGATAAAATTGAATACAATTTCGATCAGCTCAAAGTCGAGAAGCTCGACGGAACGTTAACGATAGGCATCAGTCCGAGCGCCATGGACCATATCGAGGATTTCGCCGTGAATGGCACCTCCTTGAATAAAGACGATAACGGCAACAGTCCTGTGATGGGCGGCGATCAGAACCCTTTTTATCAAGGCGGACAATATCAAGGGGCTAACGGAGGCACTCGCAGCCAAGCAGGGCAAAGTCAGAACGTCCAAGCGGAGGTGGCCAAAGGGATTGAGCAGTACTTAAAGTTCGGCGTGCAGGCAGATATGAACAACCTTGAACATAAATATCAGCATCCGCTGGATGAGGAATATAAAGATTTGATTATCGAGGATATTCGCAAACAGCTTGACACACGGATTCAGCACTATGTGAACCAGTACCGCGGCATCGGGTTTAAAGAGCCCATGGAAGCCGTGACCTCCAGCATTGTGGAGAAAACGAAGAACGACATTGTGACCGCGATTGAGACGTACATATCCAGCTTGCCTAAATCGTAA
- a CDS encoding spore germination protein GerPB — protein sequence MNWTIHQTIMIQQLKVGSVANSSVLQIGTAGSIRSLSNLYNTGGYMEPAPELGTSEVNPVALVPLPAPNRVD from the coding sequence ATGAACTGGACCATCCATCAAACGATTATGATTCAACAGCTAAAAGTAGGCTCTGTCGCGAACTCTTCTGTTCTCCAGATCGGGACGGCTGGCTCCATTCGGTCGCTGTCGAATCTGTACAATACAGGCGGGTACATGGAGCCCGCGCCCGAACTCGGAACAAGTGAAGTCAATCCAGTTGCCCTTGTTCCTCTGCCAGCACCGAACCGCGTAGATTAA
- a CDS encoding spore germination protein produces MPAIVGNVKIISVGSSSIVHFGDSFIIAPTSTSKTFAGAGSFNTGDFPRVYNAYSTTITNDSDLIDANASGNIL; encoded by the coding sequence ATGCCAGCTATCGTCGGGAACGTCAAAATTATAAGTGTAGGCTCCAGTTCTATCGTACATTTTGGCGATTCCTTCATCATTGCGCCTACGAGCACTTCCAAAACATTTGCCGGAGCAGGCTCATTCAATACAGGGGATTTCCCGCGCGTCTACAATGCCTACAGCACGACAATTACGAACGATTCTGACTTGATCGATGCGAACGCGAGCGGCAACATCCTTTGA
- a CDS encoding Hsp20/alpha crystallin family protein, translating to MSGFNRHPWLKWEQVEKFLGQKLPFAEKGQTFLDNMTWAEGYVQDMLKKAMPGLDASISSSGSIGTEIFETHEHVIVKVKIAKEEDPRALQVFVKSTQLKLTGFENGKNRVIKLPTLVQPRTARVSYKQRLLEIKVRKRGLNESYHEAYIRY from the coding sequence TTGAGCGGATTTAATCGCCATCCGTGGCTAAAATGGGAACAAGTTGAGAAGTTTCTTGGACAGAAGCTGCCGTTCGCCGAAAAAGGGCAGACCTTCTTAGATAATATGACGTGGGCTGAAGGATATGTACAGGACATGCTGAAAAAAGCGATGCCAGGTCTGGATGCTAGTATTTCTTCCTCTGGATCCATCGGAACTGAAATCTTTGAAACGCATGAGCATGTTATCGTGAAGGTCAAAATTGCCAAAGAGGAAGACCCGCGAGCGCTGCAGGTATTTGTGAAATCAACGCAGTTAAAGCTCACGGGCTTCGAGAACGGCAAAAACCGCGTGATTAAGCTGCCCACGCTTGTGCAGCCGAGAACAGCGCGTGTCAGCTACAAGCAGCGGCTGCTGGAGATCAAGGTGCGCAAGCGCGGTTTGAACGAGAGCTATCACGAGGCTTATATTCGGTATTAG
- a CDS encoding response regulator transcription factor, whose protein sequence is MSRILLIEDEDRIARFLQLELEHEGYEVQIRGDGRTGLEAALSEPECDLILLDVMLPELNGLEVLRRIRQVSPVLPVILLTARDAIPDRVSGLDLGANDYVTKPFATVELLARIRSLLRQKSLQEQPPDQDHLLKIDELSMDLKSRAVSRGGTAIELTPTEFDLLRFLIQHQNEVMSREQIITEVWGYDFIGDTNVVDVYIRYLRQKVDKPFPTKLIHTIRGIGYVIRTDSLDGGNETEADEQEPV, encoded by the coding sequence ATGAGCCGTATTTTGCTGATTGAAGATGAGGATCGCATCGCGCGCTTCTTGCAGTTAGAGCTGGAGCACGAAGGCTACGAGGTGCAAATACGAGGCGACGGGCGCACGGGGCTCGAAGCGGCTCTGAGCGAACCTGAATGTGATCTTATTCTGCTTGACGTGATGCTCCCCGAGCTGAACGGGTTGGAAGTACTGCGGCGTATTCGGCAGGTGAGTCCCGTTCTGCCTGTCATTCTGCTGACAGCTCGGGATGCCATCCCAGACCGTGTCAGCGGGCTTGATCTGGGCGCCAATGATTATGTGACTAAGCCTTTTGCCACGGTGGAGCTGCTGGCTCGCATCCGCAGTTTGCTGCGGCAGAAGAGCCTGCAAGAGCAGCCGCCAGATCAGGATCATCTGCTGAAAATTGATGAGCTGAGCATGGATTTGAAGAGCCGCGCCGTTTCGCGGGGAGGAACAGCGATTGAATTGACACCTACGGAGTTCGATCTGCTCCGCTTTCTCATTCAGCATCAGAATGAAGTCATGTCGCGAGAACAGATCATTACGGAAGTATGGGGGTATGATTTTATAGGGGATACGAATGTTGTGGACGTGTATATCCGTTATCTGCGTCAGAAGGTGGACAAGCCCTTCCCGACTAAACTCATCCATACGATCCGCGGCATCGGCTACGTGATCCGAACAGACTCGCTTGATGGCGGCAACGAAACCGAAGCCGATGAGCAAGAGCCCGTATAG
- a CDS encoding PIG-L deacetylase family protein, whose translation MLKMDKWNEAFISQLQSRPVDILVFAPHPDDEILGTAGSILKATGCGKRVHVVFFTNGDGYPSAAARLFNKQRHQLLPSDFLELARIRQYEAITAAARIGLRPIDLTFLGYPDAGLDQVYLTTKGMPPYEQPLTKRQATYGKLMPDFHSQLYGCHAPYRKACALSDTKVLIQALQPKEIYVTDAADTHRDHQAAHAFIMEAAADLGYKGCIYTYLIHGGIDSQWPWPRGITPKRPFESHTHDGHVYPMDVPWPPPFRCQLTQGQTYAKWQALLAYRSQMAIDAEFLTSFIKCEEIFWLPDHGE comes from the coding sequence ATGTTGAAAATGGACAAATGGAATGAGGCTTTCATCTCACAATTGCAGTCTCGTCCTGTTGATATCCTCGTATTTGCCCCACATCCAGACGACGAAATTCTTGGGACGGCAGGCTCGATCCTAAAAGCCACCGGCTGCGGGAAACGGGTGCATGTCGTATTTTTCACGAATGGCGACGGCTATCCGAGTGCCGCAGCCCGTTTATTCAACAAACAGCGGCACCAACTGCTGCCCTCGGACTTTTTGGAGCTGGCTCGCATACGGCAATATGAAGCCATTACAGCAGCGGCACGCATCGGGCTCCGCCCTATCGATCTCACGTTCCTCGGATACCCGGATGCGGGGCTTGACCAGGTGTATCTCACGACCAAGGGCATGCCTCCCTATGAGCAGCCGCTTACGAAACGACAAGCCACGTATGGAAAATTGATGCCTGATTTTCATTCACAGCTCTACGGCTGTCATGCACCTTATCGCAAGGCATGCGCCTTAAGCGATACGAAGGTGTTGATCCAGGCGCTGCAGCCCAAAGAAATTTACGTAACGGATGCCGCAGATACGCATCGTGATCATCAAGCTGCGCATGCTTTTATCATGGAAGCCGCAGCTGACCTAGGCTATAAGGGGTGTATCTACACGTACCTCATCCACGGAGGTATTGATTCCCAGTGGCCATGGCCTCGCGGGATTACACCTAAGAGGCCATTCGAGTCACACACACATGATGGGCATGTGTATCCCATGGATGTGCCTTGGCCTCCCCCATTTCGTTGCCAACTTACACAAGGCCAAACCTATGCGAAGTGGCAGGCGCTGCTCGCCTACCGGTCCCAGATGGCCATTGATGCTGAGTTTCTAACGTCTTTTATCAAATGCGAAGAAATTTTCTGGTTACCTGACCACGGGGAGTGA
- a CDS encoding aldolase catalytic domain-containing protein — MVKHHQHKILDCTIRDGGLVNDWDFSVEFVQDMYRGLSAAGVEYMEIGYKNSEKLLKGGASGPWRFLNEAFLRDVITKKTDTKLSALVDIGRVDENDILPREDSLLDLIRVACYIKDVDKGLELVNKFNSMGYETSLNIMALSHVMENELTEAFEEINKSPVDVVYIVDSYGSMDNKDIDYLVSKFQRLLPEKELGLHMHNNMQLAFANTIAGASKGVTFLDSSVYGMGRAAGNCTTELLLTHLKGARYDVRPVLEIIEKHMITMRQKWEWGYLIPYMIVGALDEHPRTAMALLNSEERNNFVDFYDRLTSVETAPALSKN; from the coding sequence ATGGTAAAGCATCACCAGCACAAGATTTTGGATTGTACGATTCGAGATGGCGGTTTAGTTAACGATTGGGATTTCAGCGTTGAGTTTGTCCAAGACATGTATCGCGGCTTAAGCGCAGCTGGTGTCGAATATATGGAGATCGGTTACAAGAACTCAGAGAAGTTGCTGAAAGGCGGCGCATCTGGCCCTTGGAGATTCCTGAACGAAGCTTTCTTGCGTGATGTCATTACGAAGAAAACCGACACGAAGCTCTCCGCGCTTGTTGATATCGGGCGTGTGGATGAGAATGATATTTTGCCACGTGAAGATAGCTTGCTTGACCTGATTCGCGTAGCTTGCTACATCAAAGATGTGGATAAAGGCCTTGAGCTTGTAAATAAATTCAATAGCATGGGCTACGAAACGTCGTTGAACATTATGGCGCTTTCCCATGTCATGGAGAATGAGCTGACAGAAGCGTTTGAAGAAATCAACAAAAGCCCTGTTGACGTAGTCTACATCGTAGATTCCTACGGCAGCATGGATAACAAAGATATTGATTACCTCGTATCGAAATTCCAACGCCTGCTTCCTGAGAAGGAATTAGGTTTGCATATGCATAACAACATGCAGCTTGCTTTTGCCAACACCATCGCTGGTGCTTCCAAAGGCGTAACATTCCTGGATTCCTCCGTTTACGGCATGGGCCGTGCAGCGGGGAATTGTACAACGGAATTGCTGCTTACCCACCTCAAAGGCGCTCGTTACGATGTGCGTCCAGTGCTTGAAATCATCGAGAAACATATGATCACGATGCGTCAGAAATGGGAGTGGGGCTACCTGATTCCATACATGATCGTTGGCGCTCTAGACGAGCACCCGCGTACAGCGATGGCTTTGCTGAATTCAGAAGAGAGAAACAACTTCGTTGACTTCTATGATCGTTTGACTTCCGTTGAAACAGCTCCAGCTCTAAGCAAAAACTAG
- a CDS encoding inositol monophosphatase family protein, which yields MIGMDRNTLTLAREVAVRAAVKAGELAKKRFGSGLVLKQKDDRGDLVTEVDVQADRLIVDEILSVFRAHRIYSEEAGEGGVASDWVWHVDPLDGTNNFALGIPLYGVSISLSYQGRIVLGVIHDSAMELTYVALQEEGAWQGETRLAANPTGALPKSTLSWIQGHAVRKDNQQALALRHHLEYSVKRVLRVWAPSLVWAMLARGDLHGVVLYNSEGEDLYAGLLLVQEAGVKVTDFSGNPIPWLNGGTGTPGTDEAAYVVAAVPAYHAELLQLVQEGLAAKDEE from the coding sequence ATGATAGGGATGGATCGGAATACGTTGACTTTAGCAAGAGAAGTGGCTGTGCGTGCGGCTGTAAAGGCAGGTGAGCTGGCTAAGAAACGTTTCGGCAGTGGGCTTGTACTTAAGCAGAAGGATGATCGCGGTGATCTGGTCACGGAAGTGGATGTGCAGGCAGATCGTCTTATAGTAGATGAGATTCTCAGCGTGTTCAGGGCACATCGTATTTATAGTGAAGAAGCGGGTGAGGGTGGAGTTGCAAGTGACTGGGTGTGGCACGTGGATCCTTTAGATGGTACGAATAACTTCGCATTAGGCATCCCCTTATACGGAGTTTCCATTTCATTGAGCTATCAGGGGCGTATTGTGTTAGGAGTGATTCATGATTCAGCGATGGAGCTTACCTATGTGGCTTTGCAAGAGGAAGGTGCTTGGCAGGGAGAGACGAGGTTGGCCGCCAATCCGACAGGTGCGTTGCCGAAGTCGACACTTTCTTGGATTCAGGGGCATGCGGTGCGCAAGGACAATCAGCAGGCATTAGCCTTGCGTCATCATCTTGAGTATTCGGTCAAAAGAGTGCTGCGCGTCTGGGCGCCATCGCTCGTTTGGGCGATGTTGGCTAGGGGAGATCTGCACGGCGTTGTGTTATACAACTCGGAGGGCGAGGATCTCTATGCCGGCTTGCTCTTGGTGCAAGAAGCAGGCGTGAAGGTGACGGATTTCAGCGGAAATCCGATTCCCTGGCTTAACGGCGGCACAGGGACGCCTGGTACGGACGAAGCGGCGTATGTGGTCGCGGCCGTCCCTGCCTATCATGCCGAGCTGCTTCAGCTTGTCCAGGAGGGGCTAGCCGCAAAGGACGAGGAATAG
- a CDS encoding RAD23 family protein, which produces MRRMRQVAIVVAMVSTLAACSSKTNEGGVASSSSPAVQPSASVTQTPSPTGTPQPTAASASSTPAPTAKPQATASTKPTPAPAATAPSFSTPAEAKKLIEARAQEVVAALKEKNITKLASLVHPQKGVQFSPYSYLRPATDVQVQGSNLAALWASTSLTHWGTYDGSGNPIDLTFPNYWAKFVYNANFASAPQISYNTIIGKGNMTNNVFSIYPTSTYITVEYHFPGFDPQYQGMDWTSLRLVFAYSGSQWYLVAIVHDQHTI; this is translated from the coding sequence ATGAGAAGGATGAGGCAAGTGGCCATCGTTGTGGCGATGGTAAGCACCCTGGCAGCATGCAGCTCGAAGACGAATGAAGGCGGTGTTGCAAGCAGCAGTTCACCTGCGGTTCAGCCTTCGGCAAGTGTTACACAGACGCCTTCACCGACAGGAACGCCGCAGCCGACAGCGGCCTCGGCCTCATCAACGCCAGCGCCGACAGCCAAGCCGCAAGCGACCGCAAGCACGAAGCCAACCCCTGCGCCCGCCGCAACAGCCCCAAGCTTTTCGACACCAGCGGAAGCAAAGAAGTTAATAGAAGCTAGGGCACAAGAAGTCGTCGCCGCGCTCAAAGAGAAAAATATAACAAAGCTAGCCAGCCTTGTTCATCCGCAGAAGGGCGTACAATTCTCGCCTTATTCCTATCTACGTCCTGCAACGGATGTTCAGGTACAAGGCAGCAACCTTGCCGCGCTTTGGGCGAGTACGAGTCTCACCCACTGGGGGACTTACGATGGTTCGGGTAATCCGATCGATCTCACGTTCCCGAACTATTGGGCCAAATTTGTATATAACGCCAACTTCGCGTCCGCGCCGCAGATCAGCTACAACACGATTATCGGCAAAGGCAACATGACGAATAATGTTTTCAGCATATATCCGACATCCACCTATATCACCGTCGAGTATCACTTCCCAGGTTTCGACCCTCAGTATCAAGGGATGGATTGGACCAGTTTACGGCTTGTTTTTGCCTATTCGGGGTCACAGTGGTATCTCGTCGCGATCGTGCATGATCAGCACACAATTTAG
- a CDS encoding dicarboxylate/amino acid:cation symporter, which produces MQNNLVTAFQTNWVSLVVSIVIIGFLAFLGKKKVSFGNRVFIGLGLGLVAGVIFNLTGLQYKSVSTIGTIYVNLIKMLVMPLVFILVINSISSLSSMAQLRKLGVKTIGWFLLTTGIAALIGLLVALAIDPGNGIAQAVPKDFKAKEIPTFSQVILDLVPTNPISDMASGKVVPVLIFAIFVAVAIVQVGSKKPDVVAPLKSFISSATGVMHQVVKYVIRLTPYGVYALIGAMAAKYGWETLEPLAKIILTSYVALIIHFVLVFGGLVLLVAKVNPIKFFKKAYPTVAVAFTTRSSYATLPVNLEVITKRLRVSPRIASFVAPLGATMNFNGCGGVWPAVVAIFVAKVYNLPLGISEYALLILVSVISSIGVAGVPGPASISTTVVLTALGLPLEGMGLVLGVEALIDMGRTAVNATGTTVTALLVAESEGEFDRAAFDRDEEDELELATA; this is translated from the coding sequence GTGCAAAACAATTTAGTAACAGCGTTCCAGACGAATTGGGTCAGTCTTGTGGTTTCGATCGTGATTATCGGCTTTCTTGCTTTTCTAGGTAAAAAGAAAGTCAGTTTCGGTAACCGTGTATTTATCGGTTTAGGGCTTGGGCTTGTGGCGGGTGTCATTTTTAACTTAACAGGCTTGCAGTACAAGAGCGTTTCGACAATCGGTACGATTTATGTCAACTTGATCAAAATGCTCGTTATGCCGCTCGTATTCATTCTTGTCATCAACAGTATTTCATCGCTGTCCAGCATGGCGCAACTTCGTAAGCTCGGCGTCAAAACGATCGGCTGGTTCCTTCTTACGACAGGGATTGCCGCGTTGATCGGTTTGTTGGTTGCACTAGCGATTGATCCAGGCAATGGGATCGCGCAAGCTGTTCCGAAGGATTTTAAAGCCAAAGAAATCCCAACCTTCTCACAAGTTATTCTGGACCTAGTTCCGACTAACCCAATTAGCGATATGGCTAGCGGCAAAGTCGTGCCGGTTCTGATCTTTGCGATTTTCGTAGCTGTAGCGATCGTGCAAGTGGGTTCCAAAAAGCCCGACGTCGTTGCACCTTTAAAGTCTTTCATTTCATCAGCAACGGGTGTTATGCACCAAGTTGTGAAATATGTCATTCGTTTGACACCATACGGCGTGTACGCGTTGATCGGTGCGATGGCAGCGAAATACGGTTGGGAAACGTTAGAGCCGTTAGCTAAAATCATTCTGACTTCCTACGTTGCACTCATTATCCACTTCGTTCTCGTGTTTGGCGGTCTTGTATTGCTTGTGGCGAAAGTAAATCCAATCAAATTTTTCAAAAAAGCGTACCCTACGGTTGCGGTTGCCTTCACAACACGTAGCAGCTACGCAACGCTGCCTGTGAACTTGGAAGTTATCACGAAACGCCTTCGCGTTTCACCGCGTATTGCCAGCTTCGTGGCACCGCTTGGGGCAACGATGAACTTCAACGGCTGCGGCGGGGTTTGGCCGGCGGTTGTCGCGATTTTCGTAGCGAAAGTATACAACTTACCGCTTGGCATTTCCGAGTATGCCCTGTTGATTCTCGTGAGCGTAATTTCCTCCATCGGGGTAGCAGGTGTACCAGGACCAGCTTCGATCTCTACGACAGTAGTTTTGACGGCGCTTGGCTTACCGCTTGAAGGTATGGGTCTAGTTCTAGGCGTAGAAGCGCTGATCGACATGGGTCGTACAGCCGTGAATGCAACGGGAACGACAGTTACCGCGTTGTTAGTGGCTGAGTCCGAAGGCGAGTTCGACCGCGCGGCGTTCGACCGTGATGAGGAAGATGAGCTTGAGCTGGCAACAGCTTAA